The Miscanthus floridulus cultivar M001 chromosome 7, ASM1932011v1, whole genome shotgun sequence genome includes a region encoding these proteins:
- the LOC136464200 gene encoding protein RGF1 INDUCIBLE TRANSCRIPTION FACTOR 1-like: MAIDHATPLGLKSRGAMGGGECDDDDAENQRWPPWLKPLLSTSFFVQCRIHADAHKSECNMYCLDCMNGALCSLCLAHHHDHHSIQIRRSSYHDVIRVSEIQKVLDIAGVQTYIINSARVVFLNERPQPRPGKGVTNTCEVCGRSLLDCFRFCSLGCKIVGTARGYRPKKKQHGGGGGGNKKRAALKVKDVRSDSEDSCTSTSGASSDKSSVVQSFLPSTPPPTSASHRRPGNKRRKGVPHRSPFGSLIVEF, translated from the exons ATGGCAATAGATCACGCGACGCCTCTCGGACTCAAGAGCAGAGGCGCCATG GGAGGCGGCGagtgcgacgacgacgacgccgagAACCAGCGGTGGCCGCCGTGGCTGAAGCCGCTGCTGTCCACGAGCTTCTTCGTCCAATGCAGGATCCACGCGGACGCGCACAAGAGCGAGTGCAACATGtactgcctcgactgcatgaacGGCGCGCTCTGCTCCCTCTGCCTCGCGCACCACCACGACCACCACTCCATCCAG ATACGGAGGTCGTCGTACCACGACGTGATCCGGGTGTCGGAGATACAGAAGGTGCTGGACATCGCCGGCGTGCAGACGTACATCATCAACAGCGCGCGCGTGGTGTTCCTCAACGAGCGGCCGCAGCCCCGACCGGGCAAGGGCGTCACCAACACCTGCGAGGTCTGCGGGCGCAGCCTCCTCGACTGTTTCCGCTTCTGCTCCCTCGGCTGTAAG ATAGTGGGCACGGCCCGTGGCTACCgtcccaagaagaagcagcacggcggcggcggcggcgggaacaAGAAGAGGGCAGCGCTCAAGGTCAAGGACGTGCGCTCTGACTCGGAGGATTCGTGCACCAGCACCAGCGGCGCCAGCAGCGACAAGAGCAGCGTCGTGCAGAGCTTCTTGCCGTCGACCCCCCCGCCGACCTCTGCCAGCCACCGCCGCCCAGGGAACAAGCGCCGGAAGGGCGTCCCGCACCGGTCGCCCTTCGGCAGCCTCATTGTCGAGTTCTAG